The following proteins are co-located in the Desulfatitalea tepidiphila genome:
- a CDS encoding B12-binding domain-containing radical SAM protein has product MKVVLISMPDVVPLVIHESAVHTPSHGIACIGGNIDSEHDVYLIDLVRKRRSIRKYLTRTLNRIQPDLVGLSAMAWQYDTCVKVARLVRSLCPQAKIVLGGYHATLMAEEIAVSPEAEVIDFIVRGEGEEACRRLVNALAGKDRFEAILSLSYKSNGKFVHNERSAPLDLSLLKPPIRDKRRLTWGYHMMYSRIELLETSRGCTRTCNFCSMKHMYGRTFRAFPIERVLADLDEIYYTCRTRWVFVIDDNMVLDPDRVIRLCDAIIARKYRNLHLIVQADCVSMSRNPEMVRKLAQAGFRIVFLGIENASQKNLIAAHKGDIVSASEEAVALCHRYGIMVIAGMIFGFPEDDEQAIIDNYQFLNTVEADANICQILTPYLKTGMREDLIKKGLVVNQTDYKKYNGQWANVRTHHLTADRLQYLFWYHRQKVLGWWNPSRRVRSQGRGWTAIWNYLFKPVLKLHYDYVLRKHGWEGRHKREMERLSRMNRFPDLETF; this is encoded by the coding sequence ATGAAAGTCGTTTTGATCTCCATGCCGGACGTGGTTCCCTTGGTGATTCATGAATCCGCCGTTCACACCCCCAGCCACGGGATCGCCTGCATCGGCGGCAATATCGATTCCGAACACGACGTCTACCTGATCGATCTGGTGCGCAAGCGCCGCTCGATCCGCAAATATCTCACCCGCACCCTGAATCGGATCCAGCCGGACCTGGTCGGTCTGTCGGCCATGGCCTGGCAATACGATACCTGCGTGAAAGTGGCGCGTCTGGTCCGATCGTTGTGCCCCCAGGCCAAGATCGTCCTCGGCGGATACCATGCGACTCTCATGGCCGAGGAGATCGCCGTTTCACCCGAAGCCGAGGTGATCGACTTTATCGTGCGAGGGGAAGGGGAGGAGGCCTGCCGGCGCCTGGTGAACGCCCTGGCCGGCAAGGATCGGTTCGAAGCCATTCTCTCCCTCAGCTACAAGAGCAACGGCAAGTTCGTCCACAACGAGCGCAGCGCCCCCCTGGATTTGAGCCTTCTGAAACCGCCCATCCGGGACAAACGGCGCCTCACCTGGGGGTATCACATGATGTACTCCAGGATCGAATTGCTAGAGACCTCCCGCGGCTGTACCCGGACCTGCAACTTCTGCAGCATGAAGCACATGTACGGCCGGACCTTCCGCGCCTTTCCCATCGAGCGCGTCCTGGCCGATCTGGACGAAATCTACTACACGTGCAGGACCCGCTGGGTGTTTGTCATCGACGACAACATGGTGCTCGATCCCGACCGGGTGATTCGCCTGTGTGACGCCATCATCGCCCGCAAGTACCGCAACCTGCATCTGATCGTGCAGGCCGATTGCGTCTCCATGTCCCGCAACCCGGAAATGGTGCGCAAGTTGGCCCAGGCCGGGTTCCGGATCGTATTTCTCGGTATCGAAAACGCCTCCCAGAAGAACCTGATCGCCGCCCACAAAGGCGACATTGTCAGCGCCTCCGAAGAGGCCGTGGCCTTGTGCCATCGTTACGGGATCATGGTCATCGCCGGAATGATCTTCGGTTTTCCCGAGGACGACGAGCAGGCCATCATCGACAACTACCAATTTCTCAATACCGTCGAGGCCGATGCCAACATCTGCCAGATCCTGACCCCCTACCTGAAGACCGGCATGCGTGAGGACCTGATCAAGAAAGGACTGGTGGTCAATCAGACGGACTATAAGAAGTACAACGGCCAGTGGGCCAACGTGCGCACCCATCATCTGACGGCGGATCGGTTGCAGTATCTCTTCTGGTACCATCGGCAGAAGGTGCTGGGATGGTGGAATCCGTCCCGGCGGGTAAGAAGCCAGGGTCGCGGTTGGACCGCCATATGGAATTACCTTTTCAAACCGGTACTCAAGCTTCACTACGACTATGTACTCAGAAAGCACGGCTGGGAAGGGCGCCATAAACGCGAGATGGAGCGGCTCAGCCGCATGAACAGGTTTCCGGATCTGGAGACGTTCTGA
- a CDS encoding lysophospholipid acyltransferase family protein — MNPSAGSDGAATRPSPRWLFGLVDFGVTIVLWVYFTLGFVVFFGPFYLLAMIMGPDRHLRFQKLNHLFYRGFIKICRLLMPRQQWRIDPRLAGVRSSVIVCNHISYMDPILLIAQYARHTTIAKNRLFGFPILGWLLRNSGYLPSASQGKLADLTSRRLAAMPAFLASGGNLIVFPEGTRSRDGTVGDFNAGAFKIARLCRAPLAVVRIRNTNRLFTPGKFLFNTCSANTHTLELLAQLTPDYGGTNFSLTDLMAQVRAIL; from the coding sequence ATGAATCCATCCGCCGGATCGGATGGAGCGGCCACGCGACCCAGCCCCAGGTGGCTGTTTGGTTTGGTCGACTTTGGCGTCACCATCGTTTTATGGGTCTATTTTACACTGGGTTTCGTGGTGTTCTTCGGGCCGTTTTATCTGCTGGCCATGATCATGGGGCCGGATCGCCATCTGCGCTTTCAGAAACTCAACCACCTTTTTTACCGGGGTTTTATCAAGATCTGCCGGCTGCTCATGCCCCGGCAGCAGTGGCGTATCGACCCGCGTCTGGCCGGCGTTCGATCATCGGTGATCGTATGCAACCACATCTCCTACATGGACCCGATTTTGCTGATCGCCCAGTATGCGCGCCACACGACTATCGCCAAGAATCGGCTGTTCGGGTTTCCGATCCTCGGCTGGCTGTTGCGCAATTCCGGCTATCTGCCATCGGCTTCCCAGGGAAAACTGGCCGACTTGACGAGCCGGCGCCTGGCGGCCATGCCGGCCTTTCTGGCATCCGGCGGGAACCTGATCGTATTTCCGGAGGGCACCCGCAGCCGCGACGGCACGGTAGGCGACTTCAATGCCGGTGCGTTTAAAATCGCCCGGCTTTGCCGCGCCCCGCTGGCCGTGGTTCGCATTCGCAACACCAATCGGCTGTTTACGCCCGGAAAATTTCTTTTCAATACGTGTAGTGCCAACACCCATACGCTCGAGTTGCTGGCCCAGCTCACACCGGATTACGGCGGCACGAATTTTTCATTGACCGATCTGATGGCACAGGTCAGGGCAATCCTATAG
- a CDS encoding beta-ketoacyl synthase N-terminal-like domain-containing protein has protein sequence MNRRVVITGCAAITPIGNTREEILRHLTEGISGVSAMRSDNLLTDHIHSGVFGSVDYPIAYDFKRQHRKTMGPVAYYACQTAKEAIEKAGLSEAFITSGRMGVAFGSTHGSPTVQREIYRTFFGHSDTKLSSIGAVDYLKSMVHTTAVNITKMFGITGRVISSSTACTTSSQSIGFGYEAVKFGLQDAMLCGGADEYDTTTVAVFDNLLACSTAFNATPHLTPRPFDVRRDGLVVGEGSGTVILEDYETAQKRGAPILAEVVGFACNNNGGDLILPNIDGIMQTIRLGLDSARLNPEQIDFVSAHATATKMGDVIESQAIGRTYGQHPLVTGLKSYMGHTMGSCGVIETILTIYMMHAGFVAPTLNLDEVDERCNMVRHTRQLTEQQIHLAAIQNFAFGGVNTCLILKKV, from the coding sequence ATGAACAGAAGGGTCGTCATCACCGGTTGCGCTGCCATCACGCCCATCGGAAACACCCGAGAGGAGATCCTGCGGCACTTGACCGAGGGGATATCGGGCGTTTCGGCCATGCGTTCGGACAATTTGCTCACCGACCACATCCACTCGGGCGTTTTCGGGTCTGTGGATTACCCCATAGCCTATGATTTCAAACGGCAGCATCGCAAAACCATGGGGCCGGTGGCCTATTATGCGTGCCAGACCGCCAAGGAGGCCATCGAAAAGGCCGGCCTGAGCGAGGCGTTCATCACCTCGGGCCGCATGGGGGTGGCCTTTGGTTCCACCCATGGCAGCCCCACCGTGCAGCGCGAGATCTATCGCACCTTCTTTGGCCATTCAGATACCAAATTATCCAGCATCGGCGCGGTCGACTACCTCAAGTCCATGGTTCATACCACTGCGGTGAACATCACCAAGATGTTCGGCATCACCGGCCGGGTGATCTCCTCGTCCACGGCCTGCACCACCAGCAGCCAATCCATCGGATTCGGCTACGAGGCCGTGAAGTTCGGCCTGCAGGACGCCATGCTGTGCGGGGGTGCCGACGAATACGACACCACCACGGTGGCGGTGTTCGACAACCTGCTGGCCTGTTCCACCGCGTTCAACGCCACCCCCCATTTGACGCCCCGGCCCTTCGACGTTCGCAGGGACGGCCTGGTGGTGGGCGAAGGATCGGGAACGGTGATTCTCGAAGACTACGAAACCGCTCAAAAACGCGGCGCTCCCATTCTGGCGGAAGTGGTCGGTTTCGCCTGCAACAACAACGGCGGTGACTTGATTTTGCCCAACATCGACGGCATCATGCAGACCATTCGGTTGGGACTCGACAGCGCCCGGTTGAATCCCGAGCAGATCGATTTCGTCAGCGCCCATGCCACGGCGACCAAGATGGGCGATGTGATCGAATCCCAGGCCATCGGCCGGACCTACGGTCAACATCCGCTGGTTACCGGTTTGAAAAGCTACATGGGACACACCATGGGATCGTGCGGCGTTATCGAGACGATCCTGACCATCTACATGATGCACGCGGGCTTTGTGGCCCCGACCCTCAACCTGGACGAGGTGGATGAGCGTTGTAACATGGTCCGGCACACGCGGCAGTTGACCGAACAGCAGATTCACCTCGCGGCAATTCAGAATTTTGCCTTTGGGGGTGTGAATACCTGCCTGATTTTAAAGAAAGTTTAG
- a CDS encoding acyl carrier protein, whose product MTRSEITQRILTIFSERFEIDHPGLDDDLREVHEFDSIDAIELLREIEIMLGSELTHDEKRQSMEISTINDIVDYVEALAVVRSAR is encoded by the coding sequence ATGACCCGAAGCGAGATAACGCAACGCATCCTGACCATTTTTTCCGAGCGGTTTGAGATCGACCATCCGGGACTGGATGACGACCTGCGTGAAGTGCACGAATTCGACAGTATCGACGCGATCGAACTGTTGCGTGAAATAGAGATCATGCTGGGATCTGAATTGACCCACGACGAAAAGAGGCAATCCATGGAGATTTCCACTATCAATGATATCGTGGATTATGTCGAGGCCCTGGCCGTTGTTCGATCCGCCCGTTGA
- a CDS encoding lysophospholipid acyltransferase family protein gives MRERFYKWLTACSKRLGPGFFSWIAQGIAAGYFVLFPNRTLMSVRFYKALYPHRTRFYHYWCAWCQFRNFTSVFLDRFLLSSGGLIRNTFDGRHYLRQAIEEKRGGILLMSHLGNWEVGARLLRRAMPELRLMLYVGQRVKDQIERMQKQDLAASGIRILAVDQEGGSAFDLVEGIAFLRSGGFVSMAGDMIWRHDQRAVTARFLNHWVQLPEAPHVLALIARVPVYVFFASSRGQGHYHFSICPPIDVQAASRADRIEAIRRSVQAYAELVEGHLRRHPFEWYHFQAFLGEPVEPSKSL, from the coding sequence GTGCGCGAACGTTTCTATAAATGGCTCACCGCCTGTTCCAAACGGTTGGGTCCCGGCTTTTTTTCTTGGATTGCCCAAGGCATCGCCGCCGGCTATTTCGTGCTGTTTCCGAACAGAACCCTGATGAGTGTGCGTTTTTACAAGGCGTTGTATCCCCATCGGACACGTTTTTATCACTATTGGTGTGCCTGGTGCCAGTTCCGCAACTTCACCTCGGTATTTTTGGACCGTTTCCTGCTCAGCAGCGGCGGCCTCATCCGCAACACCTTCGACGGGCGTCACTATCTCAGGCAGGCCATCGAGGAGAAACGCGGTGGGATTTTGCTCATGAGCCACCTGGGAAATTGGGAGGTGGGCGCCCGCTTGCTGCGGCGTGCCATGCCCGAGTTGCGCCTGATGCTCTATGTGGGGCAACGGGTCAAGGATCAGATCGAGCGGATGCAGAAGCAGGACCTGGCGGCCAGCGGCATCCGTATATTGGCCGTGGACCAGGAGGGCGGATCGGCTTTCGACCTGGTCGAGGGCATTGCGTTTCTCAGGTCCGGCGGGTTCGTCTCCATGGCTGGCGATATGATCTGGAGACACGATCAGCGGGCCGTAACGGCTCGTTTTTTAAACCATTGGGTACAACTTCCCGAGGCACCCCACGTGCTGGCCCTGATTGCCCGGGTGCCGGTGTATGTCTTTTTCGCCTCGTCACGGGGTCAAGGGCACTACCACTTTTCGATCTGCCCCCCCATCGACGTACAGGCCGCCAGCCGGGCGGATCGCATCGAAGCCATTCGCCGGTCGGTTCAGGCCTACGCGGAGCTGGTCGAGGGCCATCTGAGGCGCCATCCGTTCGAGTGGTACCATTTTCAGGCTTTCCTGGGGGAGCCGGTCGAACCATCGAAAAGTCTATGA
- a CDS encoding glycosyltransferase family 2 protein, whose product MMPPAGSEKERFAVVIPVYNHGRTVRRVVQAVLGLNLPIYVVDDGSTDGGCTSLESMPGVHLLVHPSNLGKGAALLTGFRAAADSADWVITLDADGQHDPEDARVLMASIGDRGRPVVVGYRKAMLAAGAPWTSRFGRGFSNFWVHMAGGPRLTDSQSGFRIYPLPEVLGWEVRARRYQFEVEVLVKAGWHSVPVVEAPIDVIYAPDGERVSHFRPFVDFVRNSNVFTRLIVQNIFIRLILGRLMFGRRRYRNRSGE is encoded by the coding sequence GTACCGTCCGACGGGTGGTGCAGGCGGTTTTGGGCTTGAATTTGCCGATATACGTGGTCGATGACGGTTCCACCGACGGCGGATGCACTTCCCTCGAATCGATGCCCGGCGTTCATCTACTGGTTCATCCGTCCAATCTGGGGAAGGGGGCTGCCCTGCTGACGGGTTTCCGGGCTGCGGCCGATTCGGCGGACTGGGTCATCACCCTGGATGCGGACGGACAGCACGATCCGGAAGATGCCCGGGTGCTCATGGCATCCATCGGGGATCGCGGCAGGCCCGTGGTCGTAGGATACCGCAAGGCCATGCTCGCGGCCGGCGCGCCCTGGACCAGCCGTTTCGGCCGGGGATTCTCCAATTTCTGGGTGCACATGGCCGGAGGACCGCGGTTAACCGACAGCCAAAGCGGATTCAGGATCTATCCACTGCCCGAGGTGCTGGGTTGGGAGGTCCGGGCCAGGCGCTATCAGTTCGAGGTCGAGGTGCTGGTCAAGGCCGGCTGGCACAGCGTGCCGGTCGTCGAAGCGCCCATCGACGTCATTTACGCACCCGATGGCGAGCGGGTGTCCCATTTTCGGCCGTTTGTGGATTTTGTGCGCAATTCCAATGTGTTTACGCGATTGATCGTTCAGAATATTTTCATTCGGCTTATTCTTGGACGGCTGATGTTTGGGCGACGGCGGTATCGGAACAGGTCAGGTGAATGA